Proteins from a single region of Thiomicrorhabdus sp. Kp2:
- a CDS encoding YbeD family protein translates to MTKDLHTPDNESLIEFPCDFKLKAMGKNTETFVEVVFEIACKYAPNTPRDNIQITPSKGDKFISVNVTIYATCLEQIHGIYGDLKKHPEVLMSL, encoded by the coding sequence ATGACGAAAGATTTACATACTCCAGACAATGAATCATTGATAGAGTTTCCGTGTGACTTTAAACTCAAAGCAATGGGTAAAAACACCGAGACTTTTGTAGAAGTGGTGTTTGAAATTGCTTGCAAATATGCCCCTAATACACCACGTGACAATATTCAAATCACCCCCTCTAAAGGGGACAAATTCATTTCGGTCAACGTGACGATTTATGCCACTTGCTTAGAGCAAATTCATGGCATTTATGGCGATTTAAAAAAACACCCTGAAGTATTAATGTCGCTTTAA
- the lipB gene encoding lipoyl(octanoyl) transferase LipB, producing MKILIKPLGLQPYEKTWQAMQAFTDNRNESTPDELWIVEHPSVFTQGLNGKAEHILQNSDIPIVQTDRGGQITYHAPGQVVIYVLIDLKRAKLGVRALVSKLENSIIEYLSTLNIPSLARTDAPGVYVNGQKIASLGLKIRKQKSYHGLALNVNMDLSPFQLINPCGLQGMQMTQLSQLLLAENTPTVEQAGLVIAKILSQQIQASID from the coding sequence ATGAAGATTCTCATTAAACCATTAGGTTTACAGCCTTATGAAAAAACCTGGCAAGCCATGCAAGCCTTTACCGATAACCGAAATGAAAGCACGCCAGACGAACTCTGGATTGTGGAACACCCCTCAGTATTTACCCAAGGTTTAAATGGCAAAGCCGAACACATTTTACAAAACTCAGATATCCCAATAGTCCAAACCGATCGCGGTGGTCAAATCACTTATCATGCACCAGGCCAGGTCGTTATCTATGTTTTAATTGATTTAAAACGCGCTAAACTTGGCGTAAGAGCCTTAGTTAGTAAACTTGAAAACAGCATTATTGAATATTTATCCACACTCAATATCCCCTCTTTAGCTCGAACCGATGCACCTGGTGTTTATGTGAATGGGCAAAAAATCGCCTCACTGGGTTTAAAAATTCGTAAACAAAAAAGCTACCATGGCTTGGCGTTAAATGTGAATATGGATTTATCCCCTTTTCAATTAATTAACCCCTGTGGCCTGCAAGGTATGCAAATGACTCAACTATCACAATTGCTGCTCGCAGAGAACACCCCCACTGTTGAACAAGCAGGCCTGGTGATTGCCAAGATTTTAAGCCAACAAATTCAAGCTTCAATTGATTAA